Part of the Clostridium sporogenes genome, CACTTATAATTGCAATTATTCACAGTTTGTGGAAAAGAAAGCTGAAAGAATAGCATTAGAAAATTCCTTAGAAGAAAAAAGACAAAGTCTTTATAAAAAAGAATTAGAATGGATTAGAGCTGGAGTTCAAGCAAGAGGAACCAAACAAAAGGCAAGAATAAAAAGATTTGAAGAACTAGGGGAAAGTAACTACAGTCATAATAGTGATGATATAGACATATCTGTAGCTCATTCAAGATTAGGCAAAAAAATAATTAACATAGAACACTTAACTAAAAAATTTGAAAAGAAAACTTTAATAAAAGATTTTAGTTATATTTTACTTAGAAATGATCGTATTGGTATAGTAGGAAACAACGGTATAGGTAAATCTACCCTTTTAAATATTATTACAAATAAAATAAATCCAGATAGTGGTTCCATTGATATAGGTACTACAGTAAATATTGCATATTTCTCACAGCATTCAGAGGATATGAATCTAAATTTAAGAGCTATAGAATATATAAGAGAAACAGCAGAATTTATAACCACAGCAGATGGAACTAAAATAAGCGCCTCTCAAATGATGGAAAGATTTCTTTTCACAGATGATATGCAATGGTGCTATATTTCAAAACTATCCGGTGGAGAAAAAAGGAGATTATATCTTTTAAAAATCTTAATGACTGCTCCTAACGTACTTATATTAGATGAACCAACTAATGATCTAGATATTGACACATTAAAAGTTTTAGAAAACTATATTGATGAATTTAATGGTCCCGTTATATCCGTATCCCATGATAGATACTTTTTAGATAGAACCTGTAATAAAATCTTTCACTTTGAAGGCAACGGAAAGATTTCTGAGTACATAGGAAACTATTCAGACTTTATAGATAAGAAAAAAGAAATCTCAAATATGACTTCAAAGGAAGAAAAAGCAAATAAAGCTTCAAAAGAAGCTAATAACCAAAAGGAAAAAACACCAAAATTAAAATTTTCTTATAAAGAAAAACTTGAATATGAAAATATAGATAAAGAAATAGAAAAGTTAGAAGAAAAATTATCTAAACTAGAAGAGGAAGTAGAAATAAATGCCTCTGACTTTATGAAACTTGAAGATCTTTTAAAAGAAAAGGATAAAGTTGAGGAAGAACTATTATTTAAAATGGAAAGACAAGAATACTTAGAAAATCTAGCACAGGAAATAGAGGGAAATAAAAAAACTGTGTAAGTAAGTTATGCTACCCGTGGTTTAAAAAACGGATATGTGCTTATAAAGGCAACTCACTTCAATAAGAGATTCTAATTTGTTTTTTTTCAAAATATATGTATGTTCAAAATTATTGTTTGAGCGGATTAGCAAGTTATAATTTTGAGCTATATATTTTAAGAAAAAACAACTAAGAATCTCTAATCTTGTTCAAATGCCTTTTACAGCACATATCCTTATTTTTAAATCACGGGAAGATAGCATACTTTTTAAAGATAATTTCCATCAGTTGCTGTATACATTATGTTGAAATTAATATTAGTAATGTATACAATTAGACTATGATTTAGTATAAATGTATAATTTATAGAAAAATTTATTTGCATTACATAAAGGAGTTAAAAATATGAAATTAAAAGTCTTAGTAGATAATAATACATACATTGACCAATATTATTGTGGTGAACCTGCTGTTTCATA contains:
- a CDS encoding ABC-F family ATP-binding cassette domain-containing protein, whose product is MIIVTVENICKSYGEKTLFKDVSFTISDEDKIGLIGVNGTGKSSLLKIVTGEDSPDSGNITIPKGVTIEYLDQNPDLDPNATILEQVFKSNSKVMSVIGEYEKTLDLISKNPEDEKLQNHLLTLTSEMDSLDAWDLESKIKTVLTKLNVTNFDKKIKELSGGQKKRVALCSSLISPCNLLILDEPTNHMDNDTIDWLENYLQTRKGALLMVTHDRYFLDRVVNKTLELDYGTMYTYNCNYSQFVEKKAERIALENSLEEKRQSLYKKELEWIRAGVQARGTKQKARIKRFEELGESNYSHNSDDIDISVAHSRLGKKIINIEHLTKKFEKKTLIKDFSYILLRNDRIGIVGNNGIGKSTLLNIITNKINPDSGSIDIGTTVNIAYFSQHSEDMNLNLRAIEYIRETAEFITTADGTKISASQMMERFLFTDDMQWCYISKLSGGEKRRLYLLKILMTAPNVLILDEPTNDLDIDTLKVLENYIDEFNGPVISVSHDRYFLDRTCNKIFHFEGNGKISEYIGNYSDFIDKKKEISNMTSKEEKANKASKEANNQKEKTPKLKFSYKEKLEYENIDKEIEKLEEKLSKLEEEVEINASDFMKLEDLLKEKDKVEEELLFKMERQEYLENLAQEIEGNKKTV